The Paenibacillus sophorae genome has a segment encoding these proteins:
- a CDS encoding FeoA family protein — protein MTETGIPLSEAVKGSVLEIKGMSIQGVMRRRLLDLGFVPGNTVEVVRRSPLGDPTAFRISNTMIALRREESSLIYGEPIGGETE, from the coding sequence ATGACCGAAACCGGTATTCCGTTATCCGAAGCCGTCAAAGGAAGCGTACTTGAAATCAAAGGCATGAGCATACAGGGCGTAATGAGAAGAAGACTGCTGGATCTCGGCTTTGTCCCCGGCAACACGGTAGAAGTGGTGCGCCGCAGTCCTTTGGGCGACCCTACCGCATTCCGAATAAGCAATACAATGATTGCACTGCGCAGAGAAGAAAGTTCACTCATTTACGGAGAACCGATTGGAGGGGAAACGGAATGA
- a CDS encoding FtsX-like permease family protein codes for MSFPQFAFNNIRRNARSYIAFFLSSAFMVMVFFAYAVFMFHPDVTSIELGENSAAGMKIASYIVFIFAFFFVLYSISAFLKSRNLEFGILTILGARPGQINKLIFMENMLIGLFSILTGMAGGLLLSKMFLLLSTKMIGIANLPLYWPVKAIVVTAAAFLGLFIVISAFTLLFIRKNRVLELLKGTSKPKKEPKASLLLSALCIALLAAGYWAIRQPLDPKWLLTAAVTGIAGTYFFYTQLSVLTISLLKLSRRRLWRGTNLLWISEMAYKLKDNARMLFLVTVVTSLACMASSFLLSINNANKDAYVNSPFAFTYTTSHLSAAAAEKDTQLIRDRLQAEGLKYTENKVGLLHGTIVKEGKFIPFNILPLDRYNELAPQMGREAEAGLSGSEILLIHSNDFNIKDYAKDNRVKLLEYPGQTFIVKKTLELPTSPFGQYAAPLLVISGDMYNQLAVKGSALTMFLYKVPALDGQLPAAGSRTALLSTELADTYRDRDNQSHGLGGYLSARDYLYLTTKQGASMLGFIGIFIALIFSVSSASFLYFRLHSELAADQRMYRALSKIGLSPGEMSGSATRQIALLFYIPILVAWVQTLVVLRPVMVQIQVYEITVPVLMTIGAFLAVQTLYFAVVRSRYVHSLKRTMV; via the coding sequence ATGAGCTTTCCTCAGTTCGCGTTTAACAACATCCGCCGGAACGCCCGGTCTTATATCGCTTTTTTTCTAAGCAGCGCCTTTATGGTCATGGTCTTCTTCGCTTACGCGGTATTCATGTTCCATCCGGACGTGACCTCGATTGAGCTGGGGGAAAACTCGGCCGCTGGCATGAAGATCGCCTCTTACATCGTGTTCATCTTCGCCTTCTTCTTCGTGCTGTACTCCATAAGCGCTTTTCTGAAATCCCGCAATCTCGAGTTCGGCATCCTGACGATTCTGGGCGCTCGGCCGGGACAGATCAATAAGCTGATCTTCATGGAAAATATGCTGATTGGGCTGTTCTCCATCCTGACGGGCATGGCCGGAGGTCTGCTGCTGTCCAAGATGTTTCTGCTGCTCAGCACCAAGATGATCGGCATTGCCAATCTGCCCTTATACTGGCCGGTAAAAGCAATAGTAGTAACCGCAGCCGCGTTCCTCGGCCTGTTCATCGTCATCTCGGCGTTCACCCTGCTGTTTATCCGGAAGAACCGGGTGCTGGAGCTGCTGAAAGGCACGAGCAAGCCGAAAAAGGAACCCAAGGCCTCCCTGCTGCTGTCCGCGCTGTGCATCGCGCTGCTTGCCGCCGGATATTGGGCGATTCGCCAGCCGCTGGACCCTAAATGGCTGCTTACCGCAGCGGTAACAGGCATTGCCGGTACTTACTTTTTCTACACCCAGTTGTCCGTTCTTACGATTAGTCTGCTTAAGCTCAGCCGCAGACGGCTGTGGCGCGGAACCAACCTGCTCTGGATTTCGGAGATGGCTTACAAGCTGAAGGACAATGCCCGCATGCTGTTTCTTGTGACCGTGGTTACGTCGCTCGCCTGCATGGCTTCGAGCTTTCTGCTCTCGATAAACAATGCGAACAAGGACGCGTATGTGAACAGCCCGTTTGCCTTTACCTATACCACCTCCCATTTGTCCGCCGCAGCTGCAGAGAAAGACACGCAATTGATCCGCGACCGCCTTCAGGCGGAAGGCTTAAAGTACACGGAAAATAAAGTCGGGCTGCTGCACGGTACCATTGTGAAAGAAGGCAAGTTCATTCCTTTCAATATCCTGCCCCTGGACCGTTACAACGAGCTGGCGCCGCAGATGGGCAGGGAAGCTGAAGCCGGGCTGTCCGGCAGCGAGATTCTGCTGATCCATTCGAACGATTTCAACATTAAAGATTATGCCAAAGATAACCGCGTAAAGCTGCTGGAGTATCCGGGCCAGACCTTTATTGTGAAAAAGACGCTGGAGCTGCCGACTTCGCCCTTCGGACAATATGCCGCTCCTCTGCTGGTCATATCAGGCGACATGTATAACCAGCTGGCCGTCAAAGGGTCAGCGTTGACAATGTTCCTGTACAAAGTGCCCGCATTGGACGGACAGCTTCCAGCCGCAGGAAGCCGGACCGCGCTCCTCTCCACCGAACTGGCGGACACATACAGAGATCGCGACAATCAATCCCACGGCTTGGGCGGGTATCTGAGCGCCAGGGATTACCTGTATCTAACGACGAAACAGGGAGCTTCGATGCTTGGCTTTATCGGCATATTCATCGCCCTGATCTTCTCCGTCTCGTCGGCGAGCTTTCTCTACTTCCGCCTGCACTCCGAGCTGGCCGCCGACCAAAGAATGTACCGTGCGCTGTCCAAGATCGGACTCAGTCCCGGCGAGATGTCCGGCTCGGCAACCAGGCAGATCGCTCTGCTTTTTTACATCCCCATTCTGGTCGCCTGGGTTCAGACTCTGGTTGTGCTCCGGCCCGTCATGGTTCAAATTCAGGTCTACGAAATCACGGTCCCGGTCCTGATGACGATTGGCGCTTTCCTGGCGGTGCAGACGCTGTATTTCGCCGTTGTAAGATCACGTTATGTACACAGTCTGAAGAGAACAATGGTTTAG
- a CDS encoding ABC transporter ATP-binding protein: MNVLEVTALSKVYPGKISTRALTDIHLGIESGEFVGIMGPSGSGKTTLLNMVSTIDRPSSGEVKINGSNPFLMNKKELALFRRRQLGFVFQDFNLLETLTVGENIVLPLTLDKRRLSEMKTLLEQAADRLGITDILDKRVYEISGGQRQRTAIARAIISSPSLILADEPTGSLDSNSSRLVMESLENINRSTGATLMLVTHDPLAASYCSRIIFIKDGKLAAEIRRGESRQAFFQKIIDTLSFWGGNSHELSSVRV, translated from the coding sequence ATGAATGTATTGGAAGTCACCGCCCTCAGCAAAGTCTATCCGGGCAAAATCAGCACCCGCGCCCTTACCGATATCCATCTCGGCATCGAGAGCGGAGAATTCGTCGGCATTATGGGTCCGTCGGGCAGCGGCAAAACGACACTGCTCAACATGGTCTCCACCATTGACAGGCCCAGCTCCGGCGAAGTGAAGATCAACGGCAGCAACCCTTTTCTCATGAACAAAAAGGAGCTGGCCCTGTTCCGCCGAAGGCAGCTCGGCTTCGTCTTCCAGGATTTCAATCTGCTCGAAACGCTCACCGTCGGCGAGAATATCGTGCTTCCGCTGACGCTCGACAAGCGCAGGCTCTCCGAGATGAAGACGCTGCTGGAGCAGGCTGCCGACCGCCTGGGTATTACGGATATTCTCGATAAACGGGTCTACGAAATCTCCGGCGGACAGCGCCAGCGGACGGCGATTGCCCGGGCGATTATCTCATCCCCTTCCCTTATCCTGGCCGACGAACCAACAGGTTCACTGGACTCCAACTCCTCGAGGCTCGTGATGGAATCGCTGGAGAATATCAACCGAAGTACGGGAGCCACACTGATGCTGGTCACGCATGATCCGCTCGCCGCCAGCTACTGCAGCCGGATCATCTTTATCAAGGACGGTAAGCTTGCGGCAGAGATCCGCCGGGGCGAGAGCCGCCAGGCCTTTTTCCAAAAAATCATCGACACGCTGTCGTTCTGGGGAGGGAACAGCCATGAGCTTTCCTCAGTTCGCGTTTAA
- a CDS encoding sensor histidine kinase has protein sequence MKLFLKVQLPLLLFYAVQMLLVPLLYWLTGEGRPFSIMLYGAALSGAVLAVYLGFRYLRHRRLYIKLNDPEASLNSAFEPLGDAPLPEAVDKLLETYGRHYRDQLGEEARRVDSHITFMNRWVHQMKTPLSIIQLTAEELDDAAADSIREEVDRLRKGLEMVLYTSRLDRFEDDFSIVPVSLRKAVSETVAENRRLFIRRGVQADIRIGEELKVYTDAKWLRFMLVQILTNAVNYSAGSGKTVTAAAFQRGREVILEIRDEGIGIAPEDLKRVFNPYFTGERGREYRESTGMGLYLVHEICKRIGHRVELSSQHGEGTAVRLIFDSGIPADTNITLTGL, from the coding sequence ATGAAGCTGTTTCTAAAGGTGCAGCTTCCGCTGCTGCTGTTCTATGCGGTCCAGATGCTGCTCGTTCCGCTTCTCTACTGGCTCACGGGCGAAGGGCGCCCCTTCTCTATTATGCTGTACGGCGCGGCGCTCAGCGGAGCGGTGCTTGCCGTGTATCTCGGATTCCGCTACCTGCGTCATCGAAGACTGTACATAAAGCTTAACGATCCGGAAGCCTCCTTGAACAGCGCCTTCGAGCCGCTTGGAGACGCTCCCCTTCCGGAAGCCGTCGACAAGCTTCTGGAAACCTACGGCCGCCATTACCGGGATCAGCTCGGCGAGGAGGCCCGCCGCGTGGACAGCCATATCACGTTCATGAACCGCTGGGTTCATCAAATGAAGACCCCCTTGTCCATTATTCAGTTGACAGCCGAGGAATTGGACGATGCGGCGGCGGACAGTATCCGCGAGGAAGTCGACCGCCTGCGCAAAGGGCTGGAAATGGTGCTGTACACTTCCCGGCTGGACCGGTTCGAGGATGATTTCAGCATCGTGCCGGTATCTCTGCGGAAGGCGGTCAGCGAGACGGTGGCCGAGAACCGGCGGCTCTTCATCCGCCGGGGCGTGCAGGCGGATATCCGGATTGGCGAGGAGCTCAAGGTGTATACCGACGCCAAGTGGCTGAGGTTTATGCTCGTCCAGATTCTAACTAACGCCGTGAATTATTCAGCCGGCTCCGGAAAGACCGTCACCGCCGCAGCTTTCCAGCGAGGCCGCGAGGTCATTCTGGAAATTCGCGACGAAGGCATCGGAATCGCCCCTGAGGATTTGAAGCGGGTCTTTAATCCTTATTTCACGGGCGAACGCGGACGGGAGTACCGCGAATCGACCGGTATGGGCCTTTATCTTGTCCACGAAATATGCAAGCGGATAGGACACCGGGTGGAGCTTTCCTCGCAGCACGGCGAAGGCACGGCGGTCCGGCTAATTTTTGATTCGGGGATTCCGGCGGATACGAACATAACATTAACCGGACTGTAA
- a CDS encoding response regulator transcription factor, producing the protein METILIIEDDAKLAVLLQTYLSKYGFRTAIVEDFSSVLDAFLDSGADLVLLDVNLPKYDGYYWCRQIRSRSLCPILFISARDSGMDQVMALENGADDYITKPFHYEVVLAKIRSQLRRVYGSYAHQPEERTVRSGSLTLYPERFAIQHGELTAELTQKESVLLEALMLKEGRVVSRERLLDLMWEDQHFIDDNTLNVYITRVRKKLKELNADDAVETVRGAGYRLNIAEAP; encoded by the coding sequence ATGGAAACCATTTTGATCATAGAGGATGATGCCAAACTTGCCGTATTGCTGCAAACCTACCTGTCGAAATACGGCTTCCGCACAGCTATTGTGGAAGATTTCAGCTCGGTGCTGGATGCCTTTCTGGATAGCGGAGCGGATCTCGTGCTGCTGGATGTCAATCTCCCCAAATACGACGGATATTATTGGTGCCGCCAGATCCGCAGCCGGTCGCTCTGCCCGATCCTGTTCATCTCCGCCAGAGACAGCGGAATGGATCAGGTGATGGCGCTGGAGAACGGAGCGGACGACTACATCACGAAGCCGTTTCATTACGAGGTCGTTCTCGCCAAGATCCGCAGCCAGCTGCGCCGGGTCTACGGTTCTTACGCGCATCAGCCGGAAGAACGGACCGTACGCTCGGGCTCGCTGACTCTCTATCCCGAACGCTTTGCCATTCAGCATGGAGAGCTTACGGCGGAACTGACTCAGAAGGAGTCCGTCCTGCTGGAAGCCCTGATGCTGAAGGAAGGCCGCGTAGTCAGCCGCGAGCGGCTGCTCGACTTGATGTGGGAAGACCAGCATTTCATCGATGACAACACACTGAATGTCTACATAACGAGGGTGCGCAAAAAGCTTAAGGAACTGAATGCGGACGATGCTGTGGAAACGGTAAGGGGAGCGGGGTACCGGCTGAACATCGCCGAAGCGCCATGA
- a CDS encoding GerAB/ArcD/ProY family transporter — protein MSQSKKHATSLEMTFIVILFEIGSTPMFVLGSKAKQDAWLAMSVGAAAGFALLLLFLWIQRRLPEMELAGMLRFGFGRIAGGLISAIYCCYFAYESMRNLRDFGELTAIILLPATPMSITMLVFLMIGVYAIWKGVKTIFRLPEILLPGLILCYFVLIIMFLLMKIADFRRLMPVAENGLRPILNTALPDIVSFPFGQIIVFLLLWSLWNRPGVPAKQTIWAYIGVSLFLIFMEATNIAVLGPDLTHSSVLPLLKAVRTLSGLRFIERLDILVTFMIFIGLMIKMLIFFYCSVRMASLLTNKSEKIWVIAVGAVIYAASFIERDYTQHIAIGLGPSLKIDVIFQVAIPLVLALAVALRGHKGFIPPGQ, from the coding sequence TTGTCACAGTCAAAAAAACATGCCACGAGCCTGGAAATGACGTTTATTGTCATTTTGTTTGAAATCGGCAGTACCCCAATGTTTGTGCTCGGGAGTAAGGCCAAGCAGGATGCCTGGCTGGCAATGAGCGTCGGAGCCGCAGCCGGTTTCGCTCTCCTTCTTCTCTTCCTGTGGATTCAGCGCCGCCTGCCGGAAATGGAATTGGCCGGAATGCTCCGTTTCGGCTTCGGACGCATCGCCGGCGGATTAATCAGTGCAATATACTGCTGCTATTTTGCTTACGAGTCCATGCGGAACCTGCGGGATTTTGGCGAGCTTACCGCGATAATCCTTCTACCAGCGACTCCTATGTCCATCACGATGCTGGTGTTTCTGATGATTGGGGTCTATGCAATCTGGAAAGGTGTGAAGACGATCTTTCGGCTTCCGGAGATTCTGCTTCCGGGTTTGATCCTCTGTTACTTCGTGCTGATCATTATGTTTCTACTAATGAAGATCGCCGATTTCAGGCGGCTGATGCCTGTGGCGGAGAACGGGCTTCGGCCCATTCTGAATACGGCGCTGCCCGACATCGTCTCCTTTCCGTTCGGTCAAATCATAGTCTTTCTGCTTCTGTGGTCACTTTGGAACCGGCCTGGTGTTCCGGCAAAGCAAACGATTTGGGCTTATATCGGAGTTAGTCTGTTTCTAATATTCATGGAAGCAACAAATATAGCCGTTCTTGGCCCGGACTTGACACACAGCTCCGTCCTTCCTTTGCTTAAAGCGGTCCGAACGCTGTCCGGTTTGAGGTTTATCGAACGGCTGGATATCCTGGTCACATTTATGATATTTATCGGGCTCATGATCAAAATGTTAATATTCTTCTATTGCTCTGTGAGAATGGCTTCGCTCCTGACGAACAAATCCGAAAAGATATGGGTGATTGCCGTTGGAGCGGTTATCTATGCGGCGTCCTTCATCGAGAGAGATTATACGCAGCATATTGCCATCGGCCTCGGACCTTCCCTAAAGATCGATGTCATATTCCAGGTCGCTATCCCGCTGGTTCTGGCGCTGGCAGTAGCACTGCGCGGACACAAAGGCTTCATTCCTCCGGGTCAATGA
- a CDS encoding Ger(x)C family spore germination protein: MSESAQTGDNMRHQAGRMFLLIVSLLSLLISGCWDDRELNELGIVSGSAYDWKDNQWQATYQVINPSSGANNTGGTGGGNTSSPPFLIYTARGNTIMQAVERTNLTSTRELFFSQSRITVLGEALAKRGIGELIDLLLRKADARQTVYVFITEGEAGRILSQLMQLNRNQGAGVQLMIEQEARLTSYYPGIQMFELARQLSSESASAAVPEILLSGNKLMDRTSDITQTDLPSRIAFGRLAVLKGDRFVGWLSQAEAYGLSFMTDKIKMSNISFPSKPEKSDKDDASITLLHSSTTVRPMWENDHYVMDIDIKAGGTLNEIGSSLKLEKESTIRQLESSTERNILEIVEASWRSVKKLNADVTGFAVSIHRHHPKQWKRIKQEDNWDTVFQNIQIRPHVKVKIKRIGLNSNSYNSLEK, encoded by the coding sequence ATGAGCGAAAGCGCACAAACAGGCGATAACATGCGTCATCAAGCGGGGCGGATGTTCCTGCTTATCGTCTCCCTCCTGTCGCTCCTGATCAGCGGCTGCTGGGATGATAGAGAGCTGAACGAGCTTGGCATTGTATCGGGTTCCGCATACGATTGGAAGGATAATCAATGGCAAGCCACCTACCAGGTTATCAACCCTTCATCCGGTGCTAACAACACGGGAGGCACTGGCGGAGGAAATACAAGTTCGCCTCCCTTTTTGATCTATACGGCAAGGGGGAATACGATTATGCAAGCCGTCGAACGCACCAATCTGACCAGCACGCGCGAGTTGTTCTTCTCCCAATCCCGAATCACGGTGCTGGGCGAGGCGCTCGCGAAAAGAGGAATTGGAGAGCTGATCGATCTGTTACTGCGCAAAGCCGATGCCCGCCAAACGGTGTATGTGTTCATTACCGAAGGAGAGGCGGGACGCATACTTAGCCAGTTGATGCAGCTCAACAGAAATCAGGGCGCAGGCGTTCAGCTCATGATTGAACAGGAGGCCAGATTGACTTCCTATTACCCCGGAATACAGATGTTCGAGCTGGCCAGGCAATTGAGCTCTGAATCGGCTAGCGCGGCAGTTCCGGAAATTCTGCTCTCCGGCAATAAGTTAATGGATCGAACGAGTGACATAACCCAGACCGATCTTCCATCCCGGATCGCATTTGGCAGATTGGCCGTTCTGAAAGGAGACCGTTTCGTCGGATGGCTGTCACAGGCCGAAGCGTACGGATTATCCTTCATGACGGACAAGATCAAAATGTCGAACATCTCATTTCCCTCAAAGCCCGAAAAGAGCGACAAAGACGATGCATCGATTACACTGCTGCATTCATCCACCACTGTCCGTCCGATGTGGGAGAACGATCATTACGTCATGGATATTGATATTAAAGCGGGGGGTACATTGAACGAAATCGGCAGCAGCTTGAAGCTGGAAAAGGAATCCACCATCCGCCAACTTGAGAGCAGCACAGAGAGAAATATTCTTGAGATCGTGGAAGCCTCCTGGCGTTCGGTCAAAAAATTGAATGCCGATGTGACCGGCTTTGCCGTATCCATCCATCGCCATCACCCCAAGCAATGGAAGCGGATAAAACAGGAGGACAATTGGGATACCGTATTTCAAAACATTCAAATCCGCCCTCATGTCAAGGTGAAAATCAAACGAATCGGCCTTAACAGCAACTCCTATAATTCATTGGAGAAGTAA
- a CDS encoding spore germination protein — translation MKLKFLSKRKPDFRPVQNSTLPFHPLEASLDANLAEIKRRIGHSADVVFRSLSNPSSDSPAMNFIYIDGLVNSDLVSQAVIQPLTDNPLLKEQRPEEAFLLIKEQILPVGGLQECKTVESLLGMLFEGNAIIMLDGSKVALAAGTSFWEKRSVNEPTSQGVIRGPKEGFTESLRTGTSMLRRRLKTADLRVEQYKIGRRTQTGVALVYLHGIASEQVLAEIRQRLDAIDTDSILESNYIEELIQDGHLTPFPTIMSTERPDAMAGGILEGQVGIIIDGTPFALLAPATFFSFFQSSEDYYQRFDISSFLRLIRYSAFFVSMLLPALYIAITTFHQEMLPTTLLISLAAQREGVPFPAFIEALLMELTFDVLREAGVRMPRAIGPAISIVGALVLGQAAVQAGLVSAAMVIVVSFTAISNFVIPSMAISNSTRLIRFMMMLFAGTLGMLGIMSFLMVLLIHMASLQSFGVPYLSPIAPMNPSYLKDIVIRVPLRNMKMRPSTYGSKEAPRQNLLPKEQQASGSQSEGQGSKNS, via the coding sequence ATGAAGCTGAAGTTTCTGTCAAAACGTAAACCCGATTTCAGGCCGGTACAAAACAGCACACTCCCCTTCCATCCGCTGGAGGCCTCTCTGGATGCCAATCTGGCGGAAATCAAGCGGCGCATCGGGCACAGCGCCGATGTCGTGTTCCGTTCATTATCCAACCCGTCCTCCGATTCTCCCGCTATGAATTTCATTTATATTGACGGACTGGTCAATTCGGACTTGGTTTCCCAAGCCGTGATCCAGCCTCTGACGGATAATCCGCTTTTGAAGGAACAGCGGCCGGAGGAAGCTTTTCTTCTGATCAAGGAGCAGATTCTGCCAGTGGGCGGACTCCAAGAATGTAAAACGGTGGAAAGTCTGCTCGGTATGCTGTTCGAAGGAAATGCAATTATCATGCTCGACGGATCCAAGGTCGCGCTGGCGGCCGGCACTTCCTTCTGGGAGAAGCGGAGCGTCAATGAACCGACCTCACAGGGGGTAATCCGCGGTCCCAAAGAAGGCTTCACCGAGAGCCTGCGAACAGGCACCTCCATGCTGCGCCGGAGACTGAAAACCGCCGATCTTCGGGTCGAACAATATAAAATAGGAAGACGCACCCAGACGGGCGTCGCCCTGGTCTATCTCCACGGCATCGCAAGCGAGCAGGTGCTTGCCGAGATTCGTCAACGTCTGGATGCCATTGACACGGACAGCATTCTGGAGAGCAATTACATCGAGGAGTTGATTCAGGACGGCCATCTGACTCCTTTTCCGACAATAATGAGTACAGAGCGGCCCGATGCCATGGCGGGCGGCATTCTGGAAGGGCAGGTCGGCATCATTATTGACGGAACACCTTTTGCACTCCTGGCTCCCGCTACGTTCTTCAGCTTTTTTCAATCCAGCGAAGATTATTACCAGCGGTTTGACATTTCTTCATTCCTGCGCCTGATTCGCTATTCCGCCTTCTTCGTGTCCATGCTTCTGCCTGCGCTGTATATCGCCATCACGACCTTCCACCAGGAGATGCTGCCGACTACACTGCTGATCAGCTTGGCCGCCCAGCGTGAAGGCGTACCCTTTCCAGCTTTTATTGAAGCATTGCTCATGGAACTGACATTCGACGTTCTGCGCGAAGCCGGGGTAAGAATGCCGCGGGCCATCGGACCCGCAATCTCCATCGTGGGCGCACTCGTGCTGGGGCAGGCCGCCGTTCAGGCGGGCCTTGTATCCGCCGCCATGGTCATTGTCGTGTCCTTCACGGCGATTTCAAATTTTGTCATCCCGTCAATGGCTATCTCCAACTCCACCCGGCTTATCCGCTTCATGATGATGCTGTTTGCCGGTACCTTGGGCATGCTCGGGATCATGTCCTTTTTGATGGTGCTTCTAATCCATATGGCCAGCCTCCAGTCATTCGGGGTTCCGTATTTATCCCCCATTGCTCCGATGAATCCGAGTTATCTGAAAGATATTGTTATCCGTGTACCTCTGCGGAACATGAAGATGCGACCAAGCACATACGGAAGCAAAGAAGCGCCAAGGCAGAACTTGCTTCCGAAAGAGCAGCAAGCATCCGGCAGCCAATCCGAAGGGCAGGGGAGTAAGAATTCCTGA
- a CDS encoding phosphodiester glycosidase family protein: MAAKNKPAFLLLLILIMAASCILPLPAAHSAAASPKNIVLVDKNGSSFIPLRVLNELDGTSASWDASLKRIDIAQGNVSLTLFAGQNGAYVNEKPVSLTALPFSDSGTVYAPLATVSDALKLKLQWNKETASVTITDAQGKSFRLPVLTGAMIRPESSAAASSRQTFKVGGRSFTVQIVTVSLLHPKVRLDVVLAGGSVGKVEELRNMAKRSHAIAAINGTFFNAYTSASYKAPYGYIAAGGKLLKDSPADRRAVFAYDSNHLAELVPGGNFMPRFQAGEFEGGLQAGPRLVTDGKVSLNVTAEGFRDPKILTGGGARSALGLTRDHKLLLVTSGGATIPQMAQIMKQAGAWQAMNLDGGASSGLYFNGGYLTTPGRLISNAIVVKSQ, from the coding sequence ATGGCAGCAAAAAACAAACCGGCATTCCTGCTACTCCTCATTCTGATTATGGCTGCATCCTGCATCCTTCCCCTCCCCGCCGCGCATTCGGCTGCGGCTTCGCCCAAAAATATCGTCCTGGTGGACAAGAACGGCAGCTCGTTCATCCCGCTTCGTGTTCTGAATGAATTGGATGGCACTAGCGCATCATGGGACGCTTCCCTGAAACGGATTGACATTGCGCAAGGGAATGTATCCCTGACCTTGTTCGCAGGCCAAAACGGAGCTTATGTAAACGAAAAACCGGTCTCGCTCACCGCACTCCCCTTCAGCGACAGCGGAACCGTCTATGCACCGCTGGCCACAGTTAGCGACGCGCTTAAGCTGAAGCTTCAGTGGAACAAGGAGACAGCCTCGGTCACGATTACGGATGCGCAGGGCAAATCCTTCCGGCTTCCCGTATTGACCGGGGCCATGATCCGTCCCGAATCATCCGCCGCGGCGTCTTCACGCCAAACGTTCAAAGTAGGCGGCAGGTCCTTCACCGTTCAGATCGTAACCGTCTCTCTGCTGCATCCGAAGGTCCGGCTGGATGTCGTGCTCGCGGGCGGAAGCGTAGGCAAGGTGGAAGAGCTCCGAAACATGGCGAAGCGCAGCCATGCCATCGCCGCTATTAATGGCACGTTCTTCAACGCTTATACGTCAGCAAGCTATAAAGCCCCTTACGGTTATATCGCCGCCGGCGGCAAGCTGTTGAAGGATAGCCCAGCCGACCGCCGCGCGGTATTTGCCTACGACAGCAACCACTTAGCCGAGCTGGTTCCTGGCGGAAATTTCATGCCCCGCTTTCAGGCAGGTGAATTCGAAGGTGGACTGCAGGCCGGTCCCCGGCTGGTAACAGACGGAAAAGTATCCCTTAATGTCACGGCTGAAGGCTTCCGCGATCCCAAAATTTTAACAGGCGGCGGAGCGCGCAGCGCTCTGGGCCTTACACGAGATCACAAGCTGCTGCTGGTGACCTCCGGCGGCGCGACAATTCCCCAGATGGCCCAGATTATGAAACAGGCGGGAGCCTGGCAGGCGATGAATCTGGATGGCGGCGCTTCAAGCGGTCTTTATTTTAACGGCGGCTATCTGACTACCCCCGGACGCCTAATCAGCAATGCGATCGTCGTCAAATCTCAATGA